In one window of Osmia lignaria lignaria isolate PbOS001 chromosome 11, iyOsmLign1, whole genome shotgun sequence DNA:
- the Nmnat gene encoding nicotinamide mononucleotide adenylyltransferase isoform X4: MAPTRVILMSCGSYNPPTNMHLRMFEIARDHLHRMGTHIVVGGVISPVHDAYAKKELASATHRCAMLRLALQNSDWIRLSSWETRQNGWTKTRLSLQHHQNLLNSVLYDANNIKHNISPEDMEWIPENVKNSLDRTPIQIKLLCGADLLESFGTYDLWAEEDIDAIVGEHGLVVITREGSNPNKFIYDSDILSKHMHNIYIVTEWIPNEVSSTRIRRALKRGESVRYLLQDAVIDYVYKHGIYDAKTSSSAMD; encoded by the exons ATGGCACCAACGCGTGTTATTCTTATGTCTTGTGGCAGTTATAACCCTCCAACCAATATGCATTTAAGAATGTTTG AGATAGCCAGGGATCATTTACACAGAATGGGAACCCATATTGTGGTTGGTGGAGTTATATCACCAGTACACGATGCATATGCTAAGAAAGAGCTTGCAAGTGCAACACACAGATGTGCTATGTTGAGACTAGCCTTACAGAACAGCGATTGGATTAGACTTAGCTCATGGGAGACCAGACAGAATGGTTGGACAAAGACTAGACTAAGTTTACAACACCATCAGAACCTACTTAATTCAGTGTTATATGATGCAAACAATATTAAACATAATATATCACCAGAAGATATGGAATGGATACCTGAAAATGTGAAGAACAGTCTAGATCGTACACCCATTCAAATTAAACTATTGTGTGGAGCTGATTTGTTAGAAAGTTTTGGAACTTATGATCTCTGGGCTGAAGAGGAT ATTGATGCAATTGTTGGAGAACATGGTCTTGTAGTTATTACCAGAGAGGGATCTAAtcctaataaatttatatacgaTTCAGATATTCTTTCCAAACATATG CACAATATATACATAGTAACTGAATGGATTCCAAACGAAGTTAGCTCAACTAGAATAAGAAGGGCACTTAAGAGAGGTGAGAGTGTCAGATATCTCCTACAAGATGCTGTGATCGATTATGTTTACAAACACGGGATTTACGATGCAAAGACGTCGTCCTCAGCAAT
- the Nmnat gene encoding nicotinamide mononucleotide adenylyltransferase isoform X1, producing the protein MLRTNSQLNTVVASLQIWLKRQSLCSSCSVVDYCVSSNDLCRIITHHIKCFAFYLYKHSRRKFEQFSETAVITCGEINGEKMAPTRVILMSCGSYNPPTNMHLRMFEIARDHLHRMGTHIVVGGVISPVHDAYAKKELASATHRCAMLRLALQNSDWIRLSSWETRQNGWTKTRLSLQHHQNLLNSVLYDANNIKHNISPEDMEWIPENVKNSLDRTPIQIKLLCGADLLESFGTYDLWAEEDIDAIVGEHGLVVITREGSNPNKFIYDSDILSKHMHNIYIVTEWIPNEVSSTRIRRALKRGESVRYLLQDAVIDYVYKHGIYDAKTSSSAIKLELTSPNANNYLTIDSKYQSTFLTPSPSDVTMESPSPIEIISIDVPDTVLRKNIQNATSVACVASRHVGLEEAREKFINALVAENGNGKHITTAKAAYPGLAKQIIATETGESQILDEVGFVDDDRKIRKVVRVQPRSSQLEEIYPNRVATSSKHEAKSFVDVDSVKSSENKVRTSLENDIDDLELIKDKERDKKSLLSSSVVSIASNVDNSGRHECALSDFSVDKEDYKLTRYGLDDTAEDENQENLLLERERSNDDRSVMKMIRKDELVDRRESIKDIDQDSFPNDTVRCSNTQVLVLVSAMIHNPFEKEGGSLIVEDSGVQGKGEITIYKGESDGSIDKLSVLVQSPVPSSLSDESTVKIQEITEDFSENTKEGSDDLMISSSKRDVSLEIDGKYVKSVVNARKSPRKTKNGQLRVYESEERLEDDSIEKKSGDSCQSEQTFYKTVSKSSSRTRSPRRDGRSRSKVTGEIRESTTISDEKSKKMRRYDATLKGSLDSVIASNDSRTVSRRRSRTEEMFSKKSKSYESIKKMQEVYEDPSKADSTSQLITTNELDMQVDEFCSVCCYVNEMSLRTEEGISSPTHDNFYTLRSNCSSIADEDSTECDICSSWNLQESTDALDRKNDCDQLCEVCEICSEICATFNPERETRLLESSTRSLPKDASRIADTTVTNLSLEEDCFEIENCGFQNGPGSTSDPKRDNPSKSFNVSDSFVVKKKPRDKYFIPKDEIAILSSGTRRMNRKGSLLRKKPIEDPTNVSQDKRRYSSVDNLQLAKVSSRSNDKVLRSKNSKLIASADNIRASRNSRRCKSLQRSADNVRYVDSSTDNLDSLVENLDREDILDFDDHREKLQARDNETVKMILTKHGIKIISEKETVL; encoded by the exons ATGCTGAGAACAAATTCTCAATTGAATACTGTAGTCGCATCGCTTCAAATATGGCTGAAACGTCAGTCACTGTGTAGTTCGTGTAGTGTGGTTGATTATTGTGTGTCATCTAACGATTTATGTCGTATTATTACGCATCATATTAAATGTTTTGCATTTTATTTGTACAAGCATTCGAGAAGAAAGTTTGAGCAGTTCAGTGAAACTGCTGTCATCACATGCGGCGAGATAAACGGAGAAAAAATGGCACCAACGCGTGTTATTCTTATGTCTTGTGGCAGTTATAACCCTCCAACCAATATGCATTTAAGAATGTTTG AGATAGCCAGGGATCATTTACACAGAATGGGAACCCATATTGTGGTTGGTGGAGTTATATCACCAGTACACGATGCATATGCTAAGAAAGAGCTTGCAAGTGCAACACACAGATGTGCTATGTTGAGACTAGCCTTACAGAACAGCGATTGGATTAGACTTAGCTCATGGGAGACCAGACAGAATGGTTGGACAAAGACTAGACTAAGTTTACAACACCATCAGAACCTACTTAATTCAGTGTTATATGATGCAAACAATATTAAACATAATATATCACCAGAAGATATGGAATGGATACCTGAAAATGTGAAGAACAGTCTAGATCGTACACCCATTCAAATTAAACTATTGTGTGGAGCTGATTTGTTAGAAAGTTTTGGAACTTATGATCTCTGGGCTGAAGAGGAT ATTGATGCAATTGTTGGAGAACATGGTCTTGTAGTTATTACCAGAGAGGGATCTAAtcctaataaatttatatacgaTTCAGATATTCTTTCCAAACATATG CACAATATATACATAGTAACTGAATGGATTCCAAACGAAGTTAGCTCAACTAGAATAAGAAGGGCACTTAAGAGAGGTGAGAGTGTCAGATATCTCCTACAAGATGCTGTGATCGATTATGTTTACAAACACGGGATTTACGATGCAAAGACGTCGTCCTCAGCAAT TAAGTTGGAACTGACCTCGCCAAACGCGAATAATTACTTGACCATTGATTCGAAGTATCAAAGCACCTTTCTAACGCCGTCGCCTAGCGACGTAACAATGGAATCCCCGAGTCCGATCGAAATTATATCCATCGATGTGCCTGACACGGTTCTCCGTAAGAATATCCAGAATGCGAcgagcgtcgcgtgcgtcgcctCGCGTCACGTCGGCCTCGAGGAGGCACGCGAGAAATTCATAAACGCCCTCGTGGCGGAGAACGGTAACGGGAAACACATAACGACCGCGAAGGCCGCGTATCCAGGTCTCGCGAAACAGATCATCGCCACCGAAACCGGCGAGTCGCAGATCCTCGACGAGGTAGGTTTCGTTGACGATGATAGAAAGATCAGGAAGGTCGTCAGGGTCCAGCCTCGATCTAGTCAGCTGGAGGAGATATATCCTAACCGTGTCGCCACCTCGTCGAAACACGAGGCTAAATCGTTCGTCGACGTTGATAGCGTTAAGTCTAGCGAGAACAAAGTTCGAACGTCTCTCGAGAACGATATCGATgatttagaattaattaaagacAAGGAACGAGATAAGAAATCTTTGCTTTCGTCTTCGGTTGTTTCCATCGCGTCTAATGTTGATAACAGCGGACGACACGAGTGCGCCTTGTCCGATTTCAGTGTAGACAAAGAGGATTACAAGCTTACGCGATACGGGCTGGATGACACAGCCGAAGACGAGAACCAGGAAAATCTTCTGTTAGAAAGAGAACGTTCGAACGATGATCGATCGGTGATGAAAATGATCCGTAAGGACGAACTGGTTGATCGAAGGGAAAGCATCAAGGATATCGATCAAGATAGCTTTCCCAACGATACCGTTCGATGTTCCAATACACAGGTGTTAGTGTTAGTTAGCGCGATGATCCACAATCCGTTTGAAAAAGAGGGCGGGTCGTTGATCGTGGAGGATAGCGGGGTACAGGGTAAGGGTGAGATCACGATATACAAGGGTGAATCGGATGGTAGTATCGATAAGCTAAGCGTTCTGGTGCAATCGCCTGTACCTTCATCCCTCAGCGACGAGAGTACTGTTAAGATACAAGAAATAACCGAGGACTTCTCGGAGAATACTAAAGAAGGTTCGGACGATTTGATGATCTCATCCTCGAAACGGGACGTGAGTCTCGAGATCGATGGTAAATACGTGAAGTCTGTGGTGAACGCTAGAAAGAGTCCTAGAAAGACGAAAAACGGCCAGCTGCGGGTGTACGAGAGCGAGGAGAGACTCGAGGATGATAGCATAGAGAAGAAGAGCGGAGACTCTTGCCAGTCTGAACAGACGTTTTACAAGACGGTATCCAAGTCTTCCTCGAGAACGAGGAGTCCCAGAAGGGATGGGAGATCCCGGTCGAAGGTGACCGGAGAGATTCGCGAATCCACGACGATCAGCGATGAGAAATCGAAGAAGATGAGACGATACGACGCGACTCTCAAAGGAAGTCTCGATTCGGTGATAGCGTCCAACGATTCGAGGACCGTGTCTAGAAGAAGATCAAGAACCGAGGAGATGTTCTCAAAGAAGTCGAAGAGTTATGAATCCATCAAGAAGATGCAGGAGGTGTACGAGGATCCTTCCAAGGCCGACAGCACGTCCCAACTCATTACGACCAACGAGCTGGACATGCAGGTCGACGAGTTCTGTTCCGTTTGTTGTTACGTCAACGAGATGTCCTTGAGAACGGAGGAGGGAATCTCCAGTCCCACTCACGACAATTTTTACACCCTTCGTTCGAACTGCAGCTCCATAGCCGACGAGGACTCGACCGAGTGCGATATCTGCAGCTCCTGGAACCTGCAGGAGTCCACCGATGCCCTGGATAGAAAGAACGACTGCGATCAATTGTGCGAAGTCTGCGAGATATGCAGCGAGATATGCGCCACTTTCAATCCCGAACGAGAGACAAGGCTGCTCGAGTCTTCCACCAGGAGTCTTCCAAAAGACGCTTCCAGAATCGCCGATACAACAGTGACCAACCTGTCGTTAGAGGAGGACTGTTTCGAGATCGAGAACTGCGGCTTCCAAAACGGTCCCGGTTCCACGAGCGACCCAAAACGAGATAACCCATCGAAGTCTTTCAACGTGTCCGATTCGTTTGTCGTGAAGAAAAAGCCGAGGGACAAGTATTTCATCCCGAAAGATGAAATAGCTATCTTGTCCAGCGGTACCAGACGGATGAATCGAAAGGGTTCTCTGTTGAGGAAGAAACCGATCGAAGATCCAACGAATGTTTCTCAGGATAAGAGACGTTACTCTTCCGTTGATAATCTTCAATTAGCAAAGGTGTCTTCTAGGAGCAACGACAAGGTTCTTAGGTCCAAGAACAGCAAGCTGATCGCATCTGCAGACAACATACGTGCCTCGAGGAACTCTAGGAGGTGTAAGTCATTGCAGAGATCCGCGGACAATGTGCGATACGTAGATTCGTCTACGGATAATCTGGATTCGTTGGTTGAGAATCTGGACAGAGAGGATATATTGGATTTCGACGATCACAGGGAGAAATTGCAGGCAAGAGACAACGAAACTGTGAAGATGATACTGACTAAACACGGTATCAAGATCATCAGCGAGAAGGAGACAGTTCTGTAA
- the Nmnat gene encoding nicotinamide mononucleotide adenylyltransferase isoform X3 — MAPTRVILMSCGSYNPPTNMHLRMFEIARDHLHRMGTHIVVGGVISPVHDAYAKKELASATHRCAMLRLALQNSDWIRLSSWETRQNGWTKTRLSLQHHQNLLNSVLYDANNIKHNISPEDMEWIPENVKNSLDRTPIQIKLLCGADLLESFGTYDLWAEEDIDAIVGEHGLVVITREGSNPNKFIYDSDILSKHMHNIYIVTEWIPNEVSSTRIRRALKRGESVRYLLQDAVIDYVYKHGIYDAKTSSSAMVQQNLHAYCKTDS, encoded by the exons ATGGCACCAACGCGTGTTATTCTTATGTCTTGTGGCAGTTATAACCCTCCAACCAATATGCATTTAAGAATGTTTG AGATAGCCAGGGATCATTTACACAGAATGGGAACCCATATTGTGGTTGGTGGAGTTATATCACCAGTACACGATGCATATGCTAAGAAAGAGCTTGCAAGTGCAACACACAGATGTGCTATGTTGAGACTAGCCTTACAGAACAGCGATTGGATTAGACTTAGCTCATGGGAGACCAGACAGAATGGTTGGACAAAGACTAGACTAAGTTTACAACACCATCAGAACCTACTTAATTCAGTGTTATATGATGCAAACAATATTAAACATAATATATCACCAGAAGATATGGAATGGATACCTGAAAATGTGAAGAACAGTCTAGATCGTACACCCATTCAAATTAAACTATTGTGTGGAGCTGATTTGTTAGAAAGTTTTGGAACTTATGATCTCTGGGCTGAAGAGGAT ATTGATGCAATTGTTGGAGAACATGGTCTTGTAGTTATTACCAGAGAGGGATCTAAtcctaataaatttatatacgaTTCAGATATTCTTTCCAAACATATG CACAATATATACATAGTAACTGAATGGATTCCAAACGAAGTTAGCTCAACTAGAATAAGAAGGGCACTTAAGAGAGGTGAGAGTGTCAGATATCTCCTACAAGATGCTGTGATCGATTATGTTTACAAACACGGGATTTACGATGCAAAGACGTCGTCCTCAGCAAT GGTACAGCAAAACCTGCATGCCTACTGTAAGACAGATAGTTGA
- the LOC117604064 gene encoding ABC transporter G family member 23, which produces MMEEHAIVVKNAEKTYGSGNPVLKDLNLTVPKGCIYGLLGASGCGKTTLLSCIVGVRKLDDGNIWVLGKEPGQKGSGIPGPRVGYMPQDISLVDEFSVMGALRFFGKINGLDNDTIEERYLFLKDLLQLPPANRLVKNMSGGQQRRVSFAAALLHKPELLILDEPTVGLDPVLRDNIWNHLVKLAKEEEVTVVITTHYIEEAKQADKIGLLRCGQLLAESSPNKLLERFQTDSLEEAYLKLSEIQEQNRTQSIARFSSNEMNNVITVATLNSIYTPKNKLELRSNWKKRCQALLLKNALQFIRHPGGILFSLFLPILQVSLFFNSIGQDPKNLKISVVNEEAGNCSNGMNFGNVIYDQNNFTCNYVDLSCRFLTEIDDTFLDKLYYNSYEEALDRVAKEKSVAIMHFKRNFSHAMLAKLDNYLGMSDEEIIDSQIEVAIHTADKQISFYLQKKLQDFFFDKYKTILKQCKITPKFANLPLQFEEPIFGKKDQNYATFVAPPFILTLIFIQATSICSSVIVTDRHSGVWDRILVQGVTTVEILITHLISQVTVIVVQVAAALCFYFLIFGVECKGSMTTVVWMTLLEGICGMNYGFMISVVCASHTLVNYASVGSFYPLILLCGFIWPVEGMPWILRWISLVLPLTMPGISLRAVMEKGSSIVDPEVYSGFLVVLAWIVSFVAFCLFHLKSKMP; this is translated from the exons ATGATGGAGGAACACGCGATTGTCGTCAAGAATGCAGAGAAAACATATGGCAGTGGAAATCCGGTGTTGAAAGATTTAAACCTGACCGTCCCTAAGGGTTGTAT ATATGGTTTACTGGGTGCCAGCGGATGCGGCAAAACCACCCTTCTGTCTTGTATAGTTGGCGTTCGAAAATTGGACGATGGAAACATTTGGGTGCTCGGTAAAGAACCAGGGCAAAAGGGCTCTGGAATTCCAGGACCTCGCGTTGGTTACATGCCACAGGATATCTCGTTGGTCGACGAATTTTCCGTAATGGGCGCTCTACGTTTCTTCGGCAAGATCAATGGCTTGGATAATGATACGATCG AGGAGAGGTATCTGTTCCTGAAGGATCTACTTCAGCTGCCACCCGCGAACCGTTTAGTGAAGAACATGAGCGGTGGCCAACAAAGAAGAGTATCCTTCGCAGCAGCTTTGTTACACAAACCGGAACTGTTGATCCTGGATGAACCTACGGTCGGTTTAGATCCGGTTTTAAGGGACAA CATTTGGAATCATTTGGTAAAACTGGCGAAGGAAGAGGAAGTGACGGTCGTCATCACGACACATTACATCGAGGAGGCGAAACAGGCAGATAAG ATTGGATTATTGAGATGCGGACAGCTGTTGGCTGAATCATCGCCGAATAAATTACTCGAACGATTTCAGACTGATTCTTTAGAGGAAGCCTATTTAAAGCTGAGTGAAATACAAGAACAAAATCGGACTCAAAGCATCGCCAGATTTTCTTCCAACGAAATGAACAATGTCATCACCGTGGCCACTCTAAACAGCATTTATACGCCCAAG AATAAGCTGGAATTGAGGAGTAATTGGAAGAAGAGATGTCAAGCACTACTGTTGAAGAATGCTCTTCAGTTTATACGTCATCCAGG AGGGATACTGTTCTCGCTGTTTCTACCGATACTGCAAGtgtcattattttttaactcgATCGGCCAAGATCCAAAGAACCTTAAAATATCGGTCGTAAACGAGGAGGCTGGGAATTGTAGTAACGGAATGAATTTCGGCAATGTTATCTACGACCAAAATAATTTCACTTGCAATTACGTTGATCTGAGCTGTAGGTTCCTAACGGAGATCGATGACACCTTTTTGGATAAG CTGTACTACAACAGCTATGAGGAGGCACTGGATAGAGTTGCAAAGGAGAAAAGCGTAGCAATAATGCATTTCAAGAGAAACTTTTCTCATGCGATGCTAGCAAAACTCGACAACTATTTGGGAATGTCTGACGAGGAAATTATTGACAGTCAGATTGAAGTTGCCATCCATACAGCAG ACAAGCAAATCAGTTTCTATTTGCAAAAAAAGTTGCAGGATTTCTTCTTCGACAAATACAAGACGATCCTGAAGCAATGCAAGATTACTCCAAAATTTGCAAACTTACCATTGCAA TTCGAGGAGCCGATTTTTGGTAAAAAAGATCAAAATTATGCGACGTTTGTGGCACCGCCTTTCATCTTGAC GCTCATTTTCATTCAGGCAACGTCGATCTGTTCGAGTGTAATCGTAACCGATCGGCATTCAGGTGTATGGGATCGAATTCTAGTTCAag GTGTAACGACGGTAGAAATATTAATCACACATCTGATATCACAAGTGACAGTAATTGTTGTACAAGTCGCGGCAGCATTGTGCTTCTACTTTTTGATCTTCGGCGTCGAGTGTAAAGGATCAATGACCACTGTCGTTTGGATGACGTTGCTCGAAGGAATTTGTGGAATGAATTATG GATTTATGATATCAGTGGTTTGCGCTTCGCATACTCTTGTCAATTATGCATCGGTTGGAAGTTTCTATCCATTAATACTTCTATGTG GATTCATCTGGCCCGTCGAGGGAATGCCATGGATACTACGATGGATCAGTTTAGTTCTACCATTAACGATGCCAGGAATATCTTTGAGAGCAGTGATGGAAAAAGGATCGTCTATCGTGGATCCGGAAGTGTACTCGGGATTTTTAGTGGTCTTAGCATGGATCGTGAGCTTCGTAGCATTTTGTTTATTCCACTTAAAATCAAAGATGCcgtaa
- the Nmnat gene encoding nicotinamide mononucleotide adenylyltransferase isoform X2 — translation MLRTNSQLNTVVASLQIWLKRQSLCSSCSVVDYCVSSNDLCRIITHHIKCFAFYLYKHSRRKFEQFSETAVITCGEINGEKMAPTRVILMSCGSYNPPTNMHLRMFEIARDHLHRMGTHIVVGGVISPVHDAYAKKELASATHRCAMLRLALQNSDWIRLSSWETRQNGWTKTRLSLQHHQNLLNSVLYDANNIKHNISPEDMEWIPENVKNSLDRTPIQIKLLCGADLLESFGTYDLWAEEDIDAIVGEHGLVVITREGSNPNKFIYDSDILSKHMHNIYIVTEWIPNEVSSTRIRRALKRGESVRYLLQDAVIDYVYKHGIYDAKTSSSAIKLELTSPNANNYLTIDSKYQSTFLTPSPSDVTMESPSPIEIISIDVPDTVLRKNIQNATSVACVASRHVGLEEAREKFINALVAENGNGKHITTAKAAYPGLAKQIIATETGESQILDEGTAKPACLL, via the exons ATGCTGAGAACAAATTCTCAATTGAATACTGTAGTCGCATCGCTTCAAATATGGCTGAAACGTCAGTCACTGTGTAGTTCGTGTAGTGTGGTTGATTATTGTGTGTCATCTAACGATTTATGTCGTATTATTACGCATCATATTAAATGTTTTGCATTTTATTTGTACAAGCATTCGAGAAGAAAGTTTGAGCAGTTCAGTGAAACTGCTGTCATCACATGCGGCGAGATAAACGGAGAAAAAATGGCACCAACGCGTGTTATTCTTATGTCTTGTGGCAGTTATAACCCTCCAACCAATATGCATTTAAGAATGTTTG AGATAGCCAGGGATCATTTACACAGAATGGGAACCCATATTGTGGTTGGTGGAGTTATATCACCAGTACACGATGCATATGCTAAGAAAGAGCTTGCAAGTGCAACACACAGATGTGCTATGTTGAGACTAGCCTTACAGAACAGCGATTGGATTAGACTTAGCTCATGGGAGACCAGACAGAATGGTTGGACAAAGACTAGACTAAGTTTACAACACCATCAGAACCTACTTAATTCAGTGTTATATGATGCAAACAATATTAAACATAATATATCACCAGAAGATATGGAATGGATACCTGAAAATGTGAAGAACAGTCTAGATCGTACACCCATTCAAATTAAACTATTGTGTGGAGCTGATTTGTTAGAAAGTTTTGGAACTTATGATCTCTGGGCTGAAGAGGAT ATTGATGCAATTGTTGGAGAACATGGTCTTGTAGTTATTACCAGAGAGGGATCTAAtcctaataaatttatatacgaTTCAGATATTCTTTCCAAACATATG CACAATATATACATAGTAACTGAATGGATTCCAAACGAAGTTAGCTCAACTAGAATAAGAAGGGCACTTAAGAGAGGTGAGAGTGTCAGATATCTCCTACAAGATGCTGTGATCGATTATGTTTACAAACACGGGATTTACGATGCAAAGACGTCGTCCTCAGCAAT TAAGTTGGAACTGACCTCGCCAAACGCGAATAATTACTTGACCATTGATTCGAAGTATCAAAGCACCTTTCTAACGCCGTCGCCTAGCGACGTAACAATGGAATCCCCGAGTCCGATCGAAATTATATCCATCGATGTGCCTGACACGGTTCTCCGTAAGAATATCCAGAATGCGAcgagcgtcgcgtgcgtcgcctCGCGTCACGTCGGCCTCGAGGAGGCACGCGAGAAATTCATAAACGCCCTCGTGGCGGAGAACGGTAACGGGAAACACATAACGACCGCGAAGGCCGCGTATCCAGGTCTCGCGAAACAGATCATCGCCACCGAAACCGGCGAGTCGCAGATCCTCGACGAG GGTACAGCAAAACCTGCATGCCTACTGTAA